Proteins encoded within one genomic window of Streptomyces kaniharaensis:
- a CDS encoding AAA family ATPase, translating into MILGIEGVSCVGKTTLAAQLAPHLDRPAVIPCYYHASPDPTRLPAPEPFTAEHQLANIVQFLDVEDLRLARARHALAEGRDVILDRTVDTLLAHAHAVGRMHGFDCDNQARHLVTGRPVAMPDLTIVLTADPDVLARRARLRKGMPTIFYDRHFSEHFNAYLAHPLAPTVALLDATSGSLDDLTARVLDHVRRHQAAQHRSGPAPRPHPLKEAS; encoded by the coding sequence GTGATCCTCGGCATCGAGGGCGTCAGCTGCGTCGGCAAGACCACGCTGGCCGCCCAACTCGCACCCCACCTCGACAGGCCCGCCGTCATCCCCTGCTACTACCACGCCAGCCCCGACCCCACCCGGCTGCCGGCCCCCGAGCCGTTCACAGCCGAGCACCAGTTGGCCAACATCGTCCAGTTCCTGGACGTCGAGGACCTGCGGCTCGCCCGAGCCAGGCACGCCCTCGCCGAGGGCCGAGACGTGATCCTCGACCGCACCGTGGACACCCTCCTCGCCCACGCCCACGCCGTCGGCCGGATGCACGGCTTCGACTGTGACAACCAGGCCCGGCACCTGGTTACCGGCCGTCCGGTGGCGATGCCCGACCTGACGATCGTGCTCACCGCCGACCCGGACGTGCTCGCCCGTCGGGCACGCCTGCGCAAGGGCATGCCGACGATCTTCTACGACCGGCACTTCAGCGAGCACTTCAACGCCTACCTCGCGCACCCGCTCGCCCCGACCGTCGCCCTGCTGGACGCCACGAGTGGCTCGCTCGATGACCTCACCGCACGCGTCCTCGACCACGTCCGCCGCCACCAGGCTGCCCAGCACCGCTCCGGCCCTGCACCCAGGCCGCACCCGCTCAAGGAGGCGTCGTGA
- a CDS encoding winged helix-turn-helix transcriptional regulator: protein MLLMISRDADVRLRDLAAMCGMTERAARAIVTDLEKAGYLTHSRHGRRNRYQVVRGTYFRHPAEGHHEIAGLLALFADLAPDAGHQPATTTGDHHDEHP from the coding sequence GTGCTGTTGATGATCTCGCGGGATGCGGACGTCCGCTTGCGGGACCTGGCCGCGATGTGCGGCATGACCGAACGGGCCGCGCGGGCGATCGTCACGGACCTGGAGAAGGCCGGCTACCTGACCCACTCCCGGCACGGACGCCGCAACCGCTACCAGGTGGTCCGCGGCACGTACTTCCGTCATCCCGCCGAGGGCCACCACGAGATCGCCGGGCTGCTGGCCCTGTTCGCCGATCTCGCCCCCGACGCCGGCCACCAGCCTGCGACCACCACCGGTGATCATCATGATGAGCATCCGTGA
- a CDS encoding DUF5994 family protein — protein MMPIPFPTSSSPGPWMAPGAPLLPRLVLEPTMSREGVFDGAWWPRSNHVLAELPDLITALGAHFGRIVRVGLDTSAWDGVPRSVAANGLTVRINWFTGSNATISVTRGFQDHFLLLVVPPGTKSATAASAMAGASATGNHTPAAELLLG, from the coding sequence ATGATGCCGATTCCTTTCCCCACCTCTTCCTCTCCTGGGCCGTGGATGGCACCCGGCGCCCCGCTGCTGCCTCGCCTGGTTCTGGAACCGACGATGTCACGGGAGGGCGTCTTCGACGGCGCCTGGTGGCCCCGCTCGAACCACGTCCTCGCCGAACTGCCGGACCTGATCACCGCGCTCGGTGCCCACTTCGGGCGCATCGTGCGGGTCGGCCTCGACACCTCGGCCTGGGACGGCGTGCCCCGGTCCGTGGCGGCGAACGGCCTGACGGTCAGAATCAACTGGTTCACCGGCAGCAACGCGACGATCAGCGTCACCCGGGGGTTCCAGGACCACTTCCTGCTGCTGGTGGTACCGCCCGGCACCAAGTCGGCAACGGCCGCCTCGGCGATGGCCGGCGCCTCGGCCACCGGAAACCACACCCCAGCAGCAGAACTCCTGCTCGGCTGA
- a CDS encoding DUF5994 family protein, which produces MTTTLDRATTPAATDSTARLTLAPSGVRPGRLDGAWWPRSRDLLLELPALAAEIDERWGRITRITVNPARWPVIPRRIPVTGHTVHAGWFTIEQDQHMIMVCSYAPRRLSLLVVPPQTDAVEAARLMAEAADPANTRTASELLAAEPSTGATGPEVGSDFLPSAVTPSTGLGEADRRADLARSRAASWPASA; this is translated from the coding sequence ATGACCACGACCCTCGATCGTGCGACGACGCCCGCCGCCACGGATTCCACGGCTCGGCTCACCCTCGCGCCCAGTGGCGTGCGGCCCGGCCGTCTGGACGGTGCCTGGTGGCCCCGCTCGCGTGATCTTCTTCTCGAACTCCCCGCCCTGGCCGCCGAGATCGACGAGCGGTGGGGCCGGATCACCCGGATCACCGTGAACCCCGCGCGGTGGCCTGTCATCCCCCGGCGGATCCCGGTCACGGGTCACACCGTCCACGCGGGCTGGTTCACCATCGAACAGGACCAGCACATGATCATGGTCTGTTCCTATGCCCCCCGTCGGCTGAGCCTGCTGGTGGTCCCGCCCCAGACGGATGCCGTCGAGGCCGCCCGGCTGATGGCCGAGGCCGCCGATCCCGCGAACACCAGGACCGCGAGCGAACTGCTCGCCGCCGAGCCGAGCACCGGTGCGACCGGGCCGGAAGTCGGTTCCGATTTCCTGCCGTCGGCCGTCACACCCTCCACCGGGCTTGGCGAGGCCGACCGGCGGGCCGATCTCGCCCGGAGCCGGGCCGCCTCCTGGCCGGCATCCGCGTAG
- a CDS encoding phosphotransferase, translated as MTEAMDDATCGSRYSIIEEDLVVLGETFGLGEVQACRFLPNGLMNGNWRLETADRAFALKRIMDVPLSLARRNLAVLAELAAAGVPVGRPLTTFSGQTVAEVADRGYCLIPWMEGSHQPGTEITLDQAGDLGVLLGQIHRSLNDERILLAPLALRPAFPVSMTGRYSRDYYGASAPPTVLSRQRTCPPPHWLSGGSGDRGWFPRSPLDRSVREMPSSTPAASPRLRRRPSTWPPHRNGHPASELTHPPEGGRITHCTPARIHQV; from the coding sequence GTGACGGAAGCGATGGACGACGCTACGTGTGGCTCGCGCTACAGCATCATCGAGGAGGACCTGGTGGTCCTCGGCGAGACCTTCGGGCTCGGTGAGGTTCAGGCATGCCGCTTCCTGCCCAACGGCCTGATGAACGGCAACTGGCGGCTCGAGACGGCCGACCGCGCATTCGCACTGAAGCGGATCATGGACGTGCCGTTGTCGCTCGCCCGCCGGAACCTGGCGGTCCTGGCGGAGCTGGCCGCCGCCGGAGTCCCGGTCGGGCGGCCACTGACCACCTTCTCCGGCCAGACCGTGGCGGAGGTCGCGGACCGCGGCTACTGCCTGATCCCCTGGATGGAAGGCAGCCACCAGCCGGGGACCGAGATCACATTGGACCAGGCCGGTGACCTCGGCGTCCTGCTCGGCCAGATCCACCGGAGCCTGAACGACGAGCGGATCTTGCTGGCCCCCTTGGCCCTGCGACCGGCTTTCCCGGTCTCCATGACGGGTCGTTACTCCCGCGACTACTACGGGGCCTCCGCCCCACCCACGGTCCTCAGTCGGCAACGGACCTGCCCACCGCCGCACTGGCTGTCCGGCGGTTCGGGCGATCGCGGATGGTTCCCACGTTCACCACTCGATCGATCGGTCAGGGAGATGCCCAGCTCTACTCCGGCAGCATCGCCACGCCTACGCCGCAGGCCTTCAACGTGGCCTCCCCACCGGAACGGGCATCCAGCTTCGGAGTTGACCCACCCGCCCGAAGGCGGCCGCATCACGCACTGCACACCGGCCCGTATCCACCAGGTTTGA
- a CDS encoding ATP-binding protein, giving the protein MWYFVAHSPVSEGRAFTRRTLSGWHLAPSVLGDDVQLIVSELLTNAARYTAGPLALDLDQNGPCLRITVTDPQSGSTLPDPGTHQPTRVGGHGLFIVDRLALCWGALPNDGGKARMGRTHRPLRTTTAIALEPRAVTRIRGRKLDPTFHGVPQQRILKSGMAKAESGFIFVVCRMSESRERAGRS; this is encoded by the coding sequence GTGTGGTACTTCGTGGCGCACTCCCCCGTCAGCGAAGGTAGGGCGTTCACCCGCCGAACCCTGTCCGGTTGGCATCTCGCCCCATCCGTTCTCGGCGACGACGTCCAGCTCATCGTCTCGGAACTGCTCACCAACGCCGCCAGGTACACGGCGGGCCCACTCGCACTGGATCTGGACCAGAACGGCCCGTGCCTGCGCATCACCGTGACCGACCCCCAATCCGGCAGCACGCTGCCCGACCCCGGCACGCACCAACCGACCCGGGTCGGCGGCCATGGCCTGTTCATCGTCGACCGCCTCGCCCTCTGCTGGGGCGCCCTCCCGAACGACGGCGGCAAGGCCCGTATGGGCCGAACTCATCGTCCCCTCCGAACAACCACCGCCATCGCCTTGGAGCCCCGCGCCGTGACACGGATCCGCGGGCGAAAACTCGACCCCACGTTCCACGGTGTGCCCCAACAGCGGATCCTCAAGTCAGGCATGGCAAAAGCGGAATCCGGGTTCATATTTGTGGTGTGTCGGATGAGCGAGAGCCGCGAACGAGCTGGACGTTCCTGA
- a CDS encoding Gfo/Idh/MocA family protein, whose translation MKAVIIGCGAIASRWVRSLLADRRVEITALVDPDQQAAQALAARYGLNPAFATTLPGALALAEADVVVNLTPPELHYPVSRSALAQGLHVLTEKPLALNLPDALDLVHLARERGLLLAVMHNRGTDPDFLAFADTVHSRSRAPFAITADSLVTLPGPGFRAGQHLPVTTDLAIHAFDQVRVLITAPPTEVICTETATGFLAAHSSIATVTVHFADGSLFTYRGGYIVDPALRTDAGGDWRVESRGFAARWTPDPHRARNAPEAGPPAYQRCITAMVDALHQDHPLPVPAADNLPSIALLDAALTSAAHRRPVPVPEVPHGRH comes from the coding sequence GTGAAGGCCGTGATCATCGGCTGCGGTGCCATCGCCAGCCGCTGGGTCCGCTCCCTGCTCGCCGACAGGCGCGTTGAGATCACCGCCCTCGTCGACCCCGACCAGCAGGCCGCCCAAGCCCTGGCCGCCAGGTACGGGCTGAACCCGGCCTTCGCGACGACGCTCCCCGGCGCGCTCGCCTTGGCCGAAGCCGACGTCGTCGTCAACCTCACCCCACCCGAACTCCACTACCCCGTCAGCCGATCGGCGCTCGCCCAGGGTCTGCACGTCCTGACCGAGAAGCCGCTCGCCCTGAACCTGCCCGACGCCCTCGACCTCGTCCACCTCGCCCGCGAACGCGGCCTGCTGCTGGCCGTCATGCACAACCGGGGCACCGACCCCGACTTCCTCGCCTTCGCCGACACGGTTCACTCCCGCAGCCGGGCACCGTTCGCCATCACCGCCGACTCCCTGGTCACCCTGCCCGGCCCAGGCTTCCGCGCCGGACAGCACCTGCCCGTCACCACGGACCTCGCCATCCACGCCTTCGACCAGGTCCGCGTGCTGATCACCGCACCGCCCACAGAGGTCATCTGCACCGAGACGGCGACCGGCTTCCTCGCGGCCCACAGCTCGATCGCCACGGTCACCGTCCACTTCGCCGACGGCTCCCTGTTCACCTACCGGGGCGGGTACATCGTCGACCCGGCCCTGCGAACCGACGCGGGCGGTGACTGGCGGGTGGAGAGCCGGGGCTTCGCCGCCCGATGGACCCCGGACCCCCACCGAGCGCGGAACGCGCCCGAGGCCGGGCCGCCGGCCTACCAGCGGTGCATCACCGCCATGGTCGACGCCCTCCACCAGGACCATCCCCTGCCGGTACCCGCCGCCGACAACCTTCCCTCCATCGCCCTGCTGGACGCCGCGCTCACCTCCGCCGCCCACCGCCGCCCCGTCCCCGTGCCGGAGGTGCCCCATGGCCGCCACTGA
- a CDS encoding phosphotransferase family protein, with translation MAATDAVVSRPHPLLVNALAAAGFDAAGARFTPLKAGTDSLPFAVTTHAGDNLVVKVRRAGSRSRYPTAAWASARMREAGIPAAEILWHSREACVETRCPGRPLEAEPPTPQDLDAAARAGEMLRRLHSIQVGSFGQLDGHGIGQHATIQGWFLSLAARSVPSLDGLDLPGLLNRTRFILDVGSPRLAEGRPRLLHGDWVGRHLFTNGRQITGIVDLESVRGGDPLAELAGWSLREPAPMTAALLDGYFDGPLPADHLLPLVLFRLRIAYSLLQFHASCDDQDMVRLRAAQLQADLDDLDHGHLSAIPRITPDADSSARRRP, from the coding sequence ATGGCCGCCACTGACGCCGTGGTCAGCCGCCCGCACCCGCTGCTGGTCAACGCGCTTGCCGCGGCGGGCTTCGACGCCGCCGGAGCGCGCTTCACCCCGCTCAAGGCCGGGACGGACAGCCTCCCCTTCGCGGTCACCACCCACGCCGGTGACAACCTGGTCGTCAAGGTCCGCCGCGCGGGCAGTCGCTCGCGCTACCCGACCGCCGCCTGGGCATCGGCCCGCATGCGCGAGGCCGGTATCCCGGCCGCCGAGATCCTCTGGCACAGCCGGGAAGCCTGCGTGGAGACCCGCTGCCCCGGCCGCCCCCTCGAAGCCGAGCCGCCCACGCCGCAGGACCTGGACGCGGCGGCCCGCGCGGGCGAGATGCTCCGGCGCCTGCACAGCATCCAGGTCGGCAGCTTCGGCCAGCTCGACGGCCACGGCATCGGCCAGCACGCCACCATCCAGGGCTGGTTCCTCAGCCTCGCGGCCCGCAGCGTCCCGAGCCTCGACGGCCTGGACCTGCCCGGGCTGCTGAACCGCACCCGCTTCATCCTGGACGTCGGATCGCCCCGCCTGGCCGAAGGCCGACCCCGGTTGCTGCACGGCGACTGGGTCGGCCGGCACCTGTTCACCAACGGCCGGCAGATCACCGGCATCGTCGACCTGGAGAGCGTGCGCGGCGGCGACCCGCTGGCCGAACTCGCCGGGTGGTCGCTGCGCGAACCGGCCCCGATGACCGCGGCCCTGCTCGACGGCTACTTCGACGGCCCGCTGCCCGCCGACCACCTGCTGCCGCTCGTCCTGTTCCGCCTGCGCATCGCCTACTCGCTGCTGCAGTTCCACGCCTCCTGCGACGACCAGGACATGGTCCGGCTGCGGGCCGCACAGCTCCAGGCCGACCTCGACGACCTCGACCACGGCCACCTCTCCGCGATCCCGCGCATCACCCCCGACGCCGACTCCAGCGCGCGACGCCGCCCATGA
- the ltrA gene encoding group II intron reverse transcriptase/maturase, which produces MNTDDLESALFGAELRVLNIQTKLHRWARDDPHRRFDDLFNLVADPGFLLVAWDRVRGNKGARTAGVDGRTASSIELGTGVEEFLGMLRSQIKDCSFRPLPVRERMIPKAGGKLRRLGIATITDRVVQASLKLVLEPIFEADFLPCSYGFRPNRRTHDAVAEVRLLTSKKYEWIVEGDIKACFDEISHTALMDRVRARVGDKRVLALVKAFLKAGILGEDGLLRDNDTGTPQGSILSPLLSNVALSVLDEFVARAPGGPGTDVYERRRRRRRSLPNFRLVRYADDWCLLVHGTQADAEALRERIAEVLTTMGLRLSQEKTLITHIEQGLDFLGWRIQRHRKPGTNRYYVYTYPAKKALRAIMAKVKTLCREVGTNQPLDALLARINPAVRGWCAYFRPGVSFATFSYLRNYLWFAVWRWVRQKHPKTALRKIYRQYLGRGSWWASENRELFNPISVGTTTRYRYRGAAIPSPWPITG; this is translated from the coding sequence GTGAACACCGACGATCTGGAGTCCGCCCTGTTCGGGGCTGAGCTGCGGGTACTGAATATCCAGACCAAGCTGCACCGTTGGGCTCGTGATGATCCTCATCGCAGGTTCGACGACCTGTTCAATCTCGTTGCCGACCCGGGCTTCCTTCTGGTGGCCTGGGATCGGGTGCGGGGCAACAAGGGTGCACGTACTGCCGGGGTGGACGGACGCACGGCGTCGTCCATCGAGCTGGGAACGGGGGTCGAGGAGTTCCTCGGCATGCTGCGGTCGCAGATCAAGGACTGTAGTTTCCGTCCCCTGCCGGTGCGGGAGCGGATGATCCCCAAGGCGGGCGGCAAGCTGCGTCGCCTGGGGATCGCGACGATCACCGACCGGGTGGTGCAGGCATCCTTGAAGCTGGTGCTGGAGCCGATCTTCGAGGCGGATTTCCTCCCGTGTTCCTACGGGTTCCGCCCGAACCGCCGGACCCATGACGCGGTGGCCGAGGTGCGTCTGCTCACGTCCAAGAAGTACGAGTGGATCGTGGAAGGCGACATCAAGGCCTGCTTCGACGAGATCTCGCACACGGCCCTGATGGACCGGGTGCGGGCACGAGTCGGAGACAAGCGCGTCCTGGCTCTGGTGAAGGCGTTCCTCAAGGCGGGCATCCTCGGTGAGGACGGTCTGCTGCGGGACAACGACACCGGCACCCCGCAGGGTTCGATCCTCTCGCCGTTGCTCAGCAACGTGGCTCTCTCGGTCCTGGACGAGTTCGTCGCCCGGGCACCCGGAGGTCCCGGAACTGATGTCTACGAGCGCCGGAGGCGCCGACGCCGCAGTCTGCCCAACTTCCGGCTGGTCCGGTACGCGGACGACTGGTGCCTGCTGGTGCACGGCACCCAGGCAGACGCCGAGGCGCTACGCGAGCGGATCGCAGAGGTCCTCACCACGATGGGCCTGCGCCTGTCTCAGGAGAAGACCCTGATCACCCACATCGAGCAGGGCCTGGACTTCCTCGGCTGGCGCATCCAGCGCCACCGAAAACCAGGCACCAACCGGTACTACGTCTACACCTACCCGGCCAAGAAGGCCCTGCGGGCCATCATGGCGAAGGTCAAGACGCTGTGCCGCGAGGTCGGTACGAACCAGCCGCTCGACGCCCTGCTCGCCCGGATCAATCCGGCGGTGCGGGGCTGGTGCGCCTACTTCCGGCCGGGGGTGTCCTTCGCGACCTTCTCCTACCTGCGCAACTACCTGTGGTTCGCGGTCTGGCGATGGGTGCGGCAGAAGCACCCCAAGACGGCCTTGAGGAAGATCTACCGCCAGTACCTTGGGCGTGGATCTTGGTGGGCCAGCGAGAACAGGGAACTGTTCAACCCGATCTCGGTAGGCACCACCACACGCTACCGCTATCGGGGAGCAGCTATCCCCTCTCCCTGGCCGATCACGGGATGA
- a CDS encoding CBS domain-containing protein: MSTVTIHSPQSVRPGHGLTVADAMDPCDYQIADDSTVDQADDVLRGAHLDYLLVRDHDGRCEGLVTRTGLHPFLNRSWYTGRTVISATTHQRGPFAWPTMGLALAAIAMRVKRLAVWPVVDEDGYILGVLMADRVTSLLAGKAA; encoded by the coding sequence GTGAGCACCGTGACCATCCACTCCCCGCAGTCGGTGCGGCCCGGCCACGGCCTCACAGTCGCCGACGCCATGGACCCCTGCGACTACCAGATAGCCGACGACAGCACCGTTGACCAGGCCGACGACGTCCTCCGCGGCGCCCACCTCGATTACCTGCTGGTCCGCGACCACGACGGCCGGTGCGAGGGGCTGGTCACCCGCACCGGACTCCATCCGTTCCTGAACCGCTCCTGGTACACCGGACGGACCGTGATCAGTGCCACCACCCACCAGCGCGGCCCGTTCGCCTGGCCGACCATGGGCCTGGCCCTGGCCGCGATCGCCATGCGGGTCAAGCGCCTGGCGGTCTGGCCCGTCGTCGACGAGGACGGCTACATCCTCGGTGTCCTCATGGCTGACCGTGTCACCAGCCTCCTCGCGGGCAAGGCTGCCTGA
- a CDS encoding DegT/DnrJ/EryC1/StrS family aminotransferase codes for MNDPAVTLPFPREPKYGQAEKDAVLKLLDEGHLSEINRGPATNALEAAFARLTGTRHALSFNSGTASLHAALHAVGASPQAGVAVSPMTWVSAITAVFQAGSYPVFCDIEPDSPNIAPTAVAEAAPACSAVLATHTWGIPARMDQLAKATGLPIVEDCSHAHGALYQGRAVGSWGAAGCFSLQESKSVSGGEGGILTTTDREVYERALTLGHHPARLAAELTLPELKPFATTGAAYKYRMPAVSAVIARQQLRSLPDRMLAAEQNLATLRKVLEECDAPVTWPSIGELSVRGWYGTPLTINVRVPDPAELSKQLKAAGIPVRSMYEDWTQAPLLQRPDLAARFWPHLARSPYRPPTIDALPNFHKAMRQMIVLKVPQLLAPDYMEQVAEALAAVLVRTLVTA; via the coding sequence GTGAACGACCCTGCCGTCACCCTCCCGTTCCCCCGCGAGCCCAAGTACGGGCAGGCCGAGAAGGACGCCGTCCTCAAGCTCCTCGACGAAGGTCACCTGTCCGAGATCAACCGAGGCCCGGCCACCAACGCCCTCGAAGCCGCGTTCGCCCGCCTCACGGGCACCCGCCACGCGCTGTCGTTCAACTCCGGCACCGCCTCCCTGCACGCCGCCCTCCACGCGGTCGGCGCCAGTCCCCAGGCTGGCGTCGCCGTCTCCCCGATGACCTGGGTCTCCGCCATCACCGCCGTCTTCCAGGCCGGCAGCTACCCCGTCTTCTGCGACATCGAGCCGGACAGCCCGAACATCGCCCCCACCGCCGTCGCCGAGGCCGCCCCCGCCTGCTCCGCGGTCCTCGCCACTCACACCTGGGGCATCCCCGCCCGCATGGACCAGCTCGCCAAGGCCACCGGCCTGCCGATCGTCGAGGACTGCTCGCACGCCCACGGAGCGCTCTACCAGGGCCGCGCCGTCGGCTCCTGGGGTGCTGCCGGATGCTTCAGCCTCCAGGAATCCAAGTCCGTCTCCGGCGGAGAGGGCGGCATCCTGACGACCACGGACCGCGAGGTCTACGAGCGGGCCCTCACCCTCGGCCACCACCCCGCCCGCCTGGCCGCCGAGCTCACCCTGCCCGAGCTGAAGCCGTTCGCCACCACCGGTGCCGCCTACAAGTACCGGATGCCCGCCGTGTCCGCCGTCATCGCCCGCCAGCAGCTGCGATCCCTCCCCGACCGGATGCTGGCCGCCGAGCAGAACCTCGCCACTCTCCGCAAGGTGTTGGAGGAGTGCGACGCGCCCGTCACCTGGCCCTCGATCGGCGAGCTGTCCGTGCGCGGCTGGTACGGCACCCCGTTGACGATCAACGTCCGCGTGCCGGACCCGGCCGAGCTGAGCAAGCAGCTCAAGGCCGCCGGCATCCCCGTCCGCTCCATGTACGAGGACTGGACGCAGGCCCCGCTCCTCCAGCGCCCGGACCTGGCCGCCCGGTTCTGGCCGCACCTGGCCCGCAGCCCCTACCGGCCGCCGACCATCGACGCACTGCCGAACTTCCACAAGGCGATGCGCCAGATGATCGTCCTCAAGGTGCCGCAGCTCCTGGCCCCGGACTACATGGAGCAGGTCGCCGAGGCCCTCGCCGCCGTACTGGTCCGCACGCTGGTCACGGCATAG
- a CDS encoding phosphotransferase, whose protein sequence is MLPQASEPSAAPVTTPGAAHAEADRFLALIAALESPTAFDAEAVQALGERKTLLDKYGSERPTTEVAADPVGWTHGDVQHRNVLWRDGKIAGVIDWDRIRVRPFGEEVARTATVQFGGEDGFLDLERTSAFVAGYRSVVPIPVPALADAVERLWWKRMSDYWQLVFHYDRDDHSCDHLFLPAERFLAWWTERREDVQEAFAAMP, encoded by the coding sequence CTGCTGCCGCAGGCATCGGAGCCGTCGGCCGCCCCGGTGACTACACCGGGTGCCGCGCACGCTGAGGCGGACCGCTTCCTCGCGCTGATTGCCGCTCTGGAGAGCCCGACGGCGTTCGATGCCGAGGCGGTCCAGGCGCTGGGCGAGCGCAAGACGCTGCTCGACAAGTACGGCAGCGAACGACCCACCACCGAGGTGGCGGCCGACCCAGTGGGCTGGACGCACGGTGACGTGCAGCACCGCAACGTGCTGTGGCGGGACGGCAAGATCGCCGGGGTGATCGACTGGGATCGCATCCGGGTGCGGCCGTTCGGCGAGGAGGTCGCCCGCACTGCCACCGTGCAGTTCGGCGGCGAGGACGGCTTCCTCGACCTGGAGCGGACCTCCGCGTTCGTGGCCGGCTACCGGTCGGTGGTGCCGATCCCGGTGCCGGCCCTGGCGGATGCGGTGGAGCGGCTGTGGTGGAAGCGCATGTCCGACTACTGGCAGTTGGTCTTCCACTACGACCGGGACGACCACTCCTGCGACCACCTGTTCCTACCCGCCGAGCGCTTCCTGGCCTGGTGGACCGAGCGGCGTGAGGACGTGCAGGAGGCGTTCGCGGCTATGCCGTGA
- a CDS encoding DUF6296 family protein — translation MMSIRDPAPTRPPYPAAPCARPGRSATTPPVEAVSPVPDPIGSTRHGSGEELRTDTPSRYAVTLPGVPGRHSPLEVVVVHATDEVTADGTPVYADKAGTLRVEIIGETARPLAEPTGQGRHTCLHATPLP, via the coding sequence ATGATGAGCATCCGTGACCCCGCGCCAACCCGTCCCCCGTACCCCGCCGCACCGTGTGCGCGTCCCGGCCGCTCTGCCACCACCCCTCCCGTTGAGGCGGTGAGTCCAGTGCCCGACCCCATCGGATCCACCCGGCACGGATCGGGTGAGGAGCTCCGGACGGACACTCCGTCTCGCTACGCGGTGACCCTTCCGGGTGTGCCCGGCAGGCACAGTCCGCTCGAGGTCGTCGTCGTTCATGCCACGGACGAGGTGACCGCGGACGGGACCCCGGTCTACGCGGACAAGGCCGGCACCCTCCGCGTAGAGATCATCGGGGAGACGGCCCGACCGCTCGCCGAGCCGACCGGTCAGGGACGGCACACCTGCCTGCACGCCACCCCACTGCCCTGA